In a genomic window of Phragmites australis chromosome 14, lpPhrAust1.1, whole genome shotgun sequence:
- the LOC133891635 gene encoding serine/threonine-protein kinase TIO, whose protein sequence is MGIEDYHVIELVGEGSFGKVYKGRRKYTRQTVAMKFILKHGKTDKDIHNLRQEIEILRKLKHENIIEMIDAFETPQEFCVVTEFAQGELFEVLEDDKCLPEEQVQAIAKQLVKALYYLHSNRIIHRDMKPQNILIGKGSVVKLCDFGFARAMSANTVVLRSIKGTPLYMAPELVREQPYNHTADLWSLGVILYELFVGQPPFYTNSVYALIRHIVKDPVKYPDNMSANFKSFLKGLLNKVPQSRLTWPALLEHSFVKDDLMESVADTRTTPFEVKGSEDTRKAEEIQASRNQPSPADPQSRNAITNREDTSDKLKGNRKLDDPMRATENHHVSSAGGVPESCTLPECTALDKLEKASQTVKGASSIIEDSEALLTILGPIKIWLSNPPSSSRELNIDGANQSLRIVKNLIDAGPCQSYAAIDICMLLEFTNLIIRTKLSDAYGLVVKCLAIARKLLDTSDEVILSSYDRHWSSLYELYSQILVSTVDPSGRISRESTACLALMLTRVISGLKASMSSEGSKPVEESLLKIIDHARRSQLLELLCECLIASGSAIISGSTNMVPAACEACKAIWYLAHAVDIMSISAHHFSFPLANSWRQVHSMLDSKIQEQGSMADSNSTNLINVFVKSFLASRPMQVAVYHCLHNGLESAIHACLQLISRACLQNMSFCAISCRPLNSPSDVDEVEYGGDGTIVSDMFSLLSLCGSYLNKESKQNSNQKCKLSNPHALVVHCCLALATIAACLKSQGESSASIILTSSQKKQRSRLSVLAHLSSVDDTVKSCLQPHCASAMLALSSLVSLENGGQTRSSLCETALALFPRMATLHTLLKLWLSDGSEALCRYNAGLLNLFGLRDGSIGLLETRLKWGGPLAIEQACSVGIPQLLIRLLTDGFSKEASDGRDGSTNRSGLSPLGVVWTLSALSQCLPGGVFREFLYRRDQLKLLTDLLSDIHLKALAAWTGLGGGKRGVRELINSVVDILAFPFVAVQSSPNMPSTSASINSGFLLNVASPGGRIGAENKEMLKTIEHNMPQYIQVLLEVGIPGCMLRCLDYVDMEDLARPLAIVAKMVGYRPLALQLLKEGLLDPSRVAALLECPIAKETLLDFLMIISDLARMSKDFYEPIDKAGLVGFLKNFLSNEDPDIRAKACSAIGNMCRHSSYFYSPLAANKAIQLVVDRCSDPDKRTRKFACFAVGNAAYHNDMLYEELRRSIPQLTKLLLGPEEDKTKGNAAGALSNLVRNSDILCEDIVSQGAIQALLKMVSSYSTAALSPSRRDALTESPLRIVLFALRKMCDHAICRNFLRSSELLPVILHLRQSPDSTISEYASAIAGRAYQA, encoded by the exons ATGGGGATAGAGGATTACCATGTgatcgagctcgtcggggagggCTCCTTTGGGAAGGTCTACAAGGGCAGGCGCAAGTACACTCGCCAG ACTGTCGCGATGAAGTTTATTCTTAAGCACGGGAAAACCGATAAGGATATACACAACCTTAGGCAGGAGATTGAG ATTCTCAGGAAACTCAAGCATGAGAACATAATTGAAATGATTGATGCTTTTGAAACCCCTCAGGAGTTTTGTGTTGTCACAGAGTTTGCTCAG GGAGAACTGTTTGAGGTGCTTGAGGATGATAAATGCCTTCCAGAAGAACAAGTTCAGGCGATTGCTAAGCAGCTG GTAAAAGCGTTGTATTACTTGCACTCCAATCGTATTATCCACCGGGATATGAAACCTCAGAACATTCTTATAGGGAAAGGATCAGTTGTAAAG CTTTGTGACTTTGGGTTTGCTCGTGCTATGTCAGCTAATACTGTTGTATTACGCTCCATAAAAG GAACACCTTTATATATGGCTCCAGAGCTGGTTAGGGAACAGCCATACAACCACACAGCAGATTTATGGTCCCTTGGGGTCATCTT GTATGAACTGTTTGTTGGACAGCCCCCTTTTTATACAAATTCGGTCTATGCACTTATACGGCACATTGTCAAG GATCCTGTCAAATATCCAGATAATATGAGTGCAAACTTCAAAAGCTTCCTGAAGGGTTTACTAAACAAG GTGCCTCAAAGTAGATTAACCTGGCCAGCATTGTTGGAGCACTCATTTGTCAAAGATGATCTAATGGAATCGGTAGCT GACACTCGAACTACACCTTTTGAAGTGAAAGGATCTGAGGATACTCGGAAAGCAGAAGAAATTCAAGCATCAAGGAACCAACCTTCCCCGGCTGATCCGCAAA GTAGAAATGCTATTACCAATAGGGAAGATACCTCCGATAAACTAAAAGGCAACAGAAAACTAGATGACCCTATGCGAGCTACAGAGAACCATCATGTTTCATCTGCTGGTGGTGTGCCTGAAAGCTGCACTCTCCCAG AGTGTACTGCTTTAGATAAGCTGGAAAAAGCTTCGCAAACAGTAAAAGGTGCAAGCAGCATTATTGAAGATAGTGAAGCACTGTTAACCATTCTCGGTCCTATCAAAATTTGGTTGAGTAATCCTCCAAGTTCATCCAG GGAACTGAATATTGATGGAGCAAATCAGTCACTCAGAATTGTTAAAAATTTAATTGACGCTGGGCCATGCCAATCTTATGCAGCAATTGACATCTGTATGCTTCTTGAGTTTACAAATCTCATTATCAGAACTAAGCTTTCAGATGCTTATGGCCTTGTGGTGAAG TGCCTAGCAATTGCACGCAAGCTACTTGATACAAGTGATGAGGTTATTTTAAGTTCTTATGACAGACACTGGTCCTCCCTGTATGAGCTTTATTCACAG ATCCTGGTTTCTACAGTGGATCCATCTGGAAGAATTTCTCGTGAGTCAACTGCATGCCTTGCTCTGATGTTAACTCGGGTTATTTCTGGGTTGAAAGCAAGTATGTCATCTGAAGGCTCGAAGCCAGTGGAGGAAAGtctcctcaagatcattgatcACGCAAGGAGGTCGCAATTACTGGAACTCTTGTGTGAATGTCTAATAGCTTCAGGATCAGCAATAATATCAGGCTCTACGAACATGGTACCTGCAGCTTGCGAGGCATGCAAGGCTATTTGGTATCTAGCTCATGCTGTTGACATAATGTCCATTAGTGCACACCATTTTTCATTTCCATTAGCTAACTCATGGCGACAAGTTCACTCAATGCTGGATAGTAAAATCCAAGAGCAAGGTTCAATGGCAGATTCAAACTCTACCAATCTGATAAACGTATTTGTCAAATCGTTTCTGGCCTCACGACCAATGCAGGTTGCAGTTTACCACTGCTTGCATAACGGTCTAGAATCAGCTATCCATGCTTGTCTTCAG CTTATCTCAAGGGCCTGTCTGCAGAACATGTCTTTCTGTGCCATTAGTTGTCGTCCATTGAATTCACCGTCTGATGTTGATGAAGTAGAATATGGTGGAGATGGAACaattgtatccgacatgttttcGTTGTTGTCACTGTGTGGATCATATTTAAACAAGGAATCCAAGCAGAACAGCAATCAGAAATGCAAACTATCCAACCCCCATGCCCTAGTAGTGCACTGCTGCCTTGCATTAGCCACAATAGCTGCATGTTTGAAGTCACAGGGGGAATCTTCAGCATCAATTATCCTAACGAGTTCCCAGAAGAAACAGCGGTCCCGGCTTTCAGTTCTTGCACATCTCTCGTCAGTTGATGATACAGTCAAAAGTTGCCTTCAGCCACACTGTGCATCTGCAATGCTCGCACTGTCATCGCTTGTTTCACTTGAAAATGGAGGTCAAACCAGATCTTCTCTTTGTGAAACTGCCCTTGCTTTGTTTCCTCGTATGGCAACACTGCACACATTGTTGAAGCTTTGGTTATCTGATGGAAGCGAGGCACTTTGTCGGTATAATGCTGGCTTGCTTAATCTTTTTGGACTCCGTGATGGAAGTATTGGGCTGTTAGAGACAAGACTGAAATGGGGTGGGCCATTGGCCATTGAACAAGCCTGCTCAGTTGGCATCCCACAACTCCTAATTCGCTTGCTTACTGATGGATTCTCAAAAGAGGCATCTGATGGGAGAGATGGTTCAACAAACCGCAGTGGTTTGTCACCATTGGGAGTTGTCTGGACTCTTTCTGCTTTATCTCAATGCCTTCCTGGTGGAGTTTTCCGTGAATTTTTGTATAGAAGGGATCAGTTAAAGCTCTTAACTGACTTGTTGTCTGATATACACCTCAAGGCATTGGCAGCTTGGACGGGtcttggtggtggaaagagggGAGTTCGGGAGCTGATAAACTCTGTTGTCGATATCTTGGCATTTCCATTTGTTGCGGTGCAGAGTTCTCCAAACATGCCATCAACATCCGCATCCATCAATAGTGGCTTCCTTCTTAATGTTGCGTCACCTGGTGGACGGATCGGTGCTGAGAATAAGGAAATGCTCAAAACTATCGAGCATAATATGCCTCAATACATTCAAGTTCTGCTAGAG GTTGGCATTCCTGGGTGTATGCTTCGCTGTCTTGACTATGTCGACATGGAAGATCTAGCGAGGCCCCTGGCCATTGTGGCAAAAATGGTGGGCTACCGGCCGCTTGCTTTGCAGCTTCTTAAAGAAGGCCTTCTAGATCCAAGTAGAGTAGCAGCATTACTCGAGTGTCCTATTGCAAAGGAGACTTTGCTTGATTTCCTCATGATAATTTCTGATCTTGCTCGGATGTCAAAG GACTTTTATGAACCCATTGATAAAGCTGGTCTTGTTGGATTTTTGAAGAACTTCTTATCGAATGAAGACCCTGATATACGAGCAAAAGCTTGCAGTGCCATTGGCAACATGTGTCGCCACAGCTCCTACTTCTATAGTCCACTA GCGGCAAATAAGGCGATTCAGCTCGTGGTTGACAGATGTTCTGATCCTGACAAACGCACACGGAAGTTTGCATGTTTTGCT GTTGGCAATGCTGCTTATCATAATGACATGCTGTATGAAGAACTTCGAAGGTCCATACCTCAACTCACGAAGTTACTTCTTGGTCCTGAGGAGGATAAAACCAAAGGCAACGCAGCAGGCGCGCTCAGTAATCTGGTGAGGAACTCTGATATACTTTGCGAAGACATTGTCTCCCAAGGCGCTATTCAG GCGCTGCTAAAGATGGTCAGCAGTTACTCTACTGCTGCCCTGAGCCCCAGCAGGCGAGATGCACTTACTGAATCACCACTAAGAATCGTGCTCTTCGCTCTGCGCAAGATGTGCGACCATGCCATCTGCAGGAACTTCCTCCGATCCTCAGAGCTTCTACCGGTCATCCTTCACCTCCGGCAGTCACCCGATTCAACAATTTCTGAGTACGCTTCTGCCATCGCGGGTAGAGCGTACCAGGCTTAG